DNA sequence from the Thermodesulfobacteriota bacterium genome:
ATAAACAGAATCGAAAATTTCCGGTTCCCCTTTGTCTCCGCTATAAACGGTGCGTGCCTGGGTGTCGGTCTTGAGATTGCCCTTGCCTGTGTATACCGGATAGCCACGGATAACTCAAAGACCGCCTTTGCCCTGCCCGAAGTCCAACTGGGTTTAATCCCCTCAGGAGGTGGCACGCAGAGACTTCCTAGACTTATCGGAATTAAAGAAGCAATTGACATGATTCTTACCGGGAAAATTCTGAATCATAAACAGGCCCTCAAAATGGGACTCGTTGACGAGGTCGTGCCCCGGGAGATTCTACTCCAAATCGCCAAGAAACGGGCACTACAAATTGCCACGAGAGAGCTTAAGCCGCACCGTCCATCCAGAAACCTCATAGAGCTGATCTTGGAGGGAAACGTAATCGGCAGAAGGGCGCTTTTTAACAAAGAAAGAAAAAGGATTACTAGCAAGGCACAGAACTATAACCCGGCATCACTTATGGCTCTCGAGGCTATAGAGACGGGAATGAACTCCAGTTTCAACAGAGGACTCCACGTGGAATCGGTTTATTTTAGCGAGCTGGTCATGAGCGATAGCTCAAGACAATTGATCGAGACTTCTAAGTCTATACACGATTTAAAAAAGGACCCGGTGTTCGAAAATAAAGAGATAAAACCCAAAAAGGTAGAAAAAATTGCCGTGGTCGGAGCGGGGATTTTGGGCTCGGAGATCTCCAAAATCTCTGCCGGCATCGACATTGCTGTAAGGCTTAAGGACCGGGACATGAAAAGCGCCGGAAGCGGGCTTAGGTCTTGCTACGATTACTTCGAGCAAGAATTCAGGAAGGGCAATATCACCAGGCTGGAGATGGAAAAGAGGCTAAATCGGATAAGCGCCACTTCCGATTACACCGGATTTCGCCGGGCAAACATGGTAATTGAAGCCGTGCCCGAAGACCTGGAATTGAAGAAGAAAATTCTGGAAGAAGTAGAATCCGTAACCAGGGATGATTGTATCTTCGCTTCTACTGCAGCCTCACTCCCCATAGCGCAGATAGCCGGCCGGGCAAAGCGACCGGAAAACGTGATTAGGATGCATTTCTTTCACCCGGTCGAGTCGACGCTACTCGTGGAAGTCGCTGTTACCAACGATACCTCACCCGAGACAGTTGCAACGGCTCTGGAATTCGAAAAACGCCTGGGGAAAATCTCGATTGTGGTAAAAGATAAGGCTGGTTTTTATACAACCAGGATTCTGGCGCCCTACTTCAACGAAGCCCTCACCCTGCTGGAGGAGGGGGCTACGGTCGACGGTATAGATACGGTAATGATGGAGTTTGGGTTTGCCACCGGACCCCTCATGCTTCTTGATGAAATGGGGGTCGATGAGAAGGCAAAAGACGCCGAGTTACTCTATGAGGCATTCGGAGAGAGGTTAAAAACCCCTTCTTCGTTGAAGAGCCTGATACAGGATGGGAGACTGGGGAGAAAAAGTAAAAGGGGTTTTTATAACTATAATGGCAAGAACAAGGTGGATAGCTCCGTTTACAAACTCTTTCCGATCGAGAATAACGAAGAGCAACTTTCCAAAGAAGAGGTTCAGGATAGACTCTCCCTAGCCATGGTTAACGAAGCGGTATACTGTCTCCAGGAGGGGGTGATTAGAAACCCTAGAGATGGAGATGTGGGGGCCGTGTTGGGCCTCGGATTTCCTGCATACCTCGGCGGCCCTTTCCGATATATTGATTCGGTCGGAGCCCGGACTATTTTGAAAAAGCTCGAAAATCTATCGTCAAACCTGGGCCCATGTTTTAACCCCGCTCCTCTCCTCAACGACTTGGCCAGGCAGGGCAAGAAGTTTTACGCTGATTAGGCGGGTGATATACGGATGAACATCGGTCAAATTAACTGCTATGCAGACAGCCAGGAGCCGAATACAAAATATATCGTATATCAGGTATCCCGCATCCTGCATCATTTTGGTATATTAATAGCTAAAACCGGGTCGAGATTAAAAGGATGAGAACGAAAGAAAATGACACATCCAGGATAATTTTATTAGTTCTATCTGCCTTAGGTTTTGCGGTCTCCCTTTATCTGACTTATCTCTATTACAGCAAGACCGAAGCCGCATTTTGCGCCGCCGGGTCGGGCTGCGACGCGGTAAGGGACAGTTCTTACTCCGCCATTCTCGGCGTCCCGGTATCGCTTCTCGGGGTCATCGGATACTCGCTTATTTTTGTCCTATCCCTTATATCCATGGAAAAAGGTAGAAAATGGCTCCTTCTCTACGTCATTTCCTTAGGCGGGTTTGTTTTTTCTGCCTATCTCACCTATGTCGAGTTCTTCATCATCAAAGCAGCCTGTTTTTACTGCGTGGTCTCAGCCCTCCTGATCACCGCTGTCTTTGTCATTTTGCTCTTCAAAAAACCGGTCTTAACCCCCGGATTCTCGACAGCTAAGCTGGTCAGCTTGACCTTGGTAATACTGGCGGCGGTCCTATTCGGCTCCTATTTCATCCAGTCTAAAGAGCTTAGCGCCGAATCGGCCAGCGCCTTCCAGGTGGAGCTGGCAAAACACCTTGGAGGAATAGGGGCGGCCATGTATGGCTCTTACCAGTGCCCCCACTGTACCACTCAAAAACTAATGTTTGGTAAAAAGGCCTTTGAATACATCAACTACGTCGAGTGTCATCCCCGGGGAGAGCATGCAAACACGGCTCTTTGCTATGCCAAAGGAATCCACAATTACCCCACCTGGGAAATAAACGGACAGTTTTATGTGGGTGCAAGGTCGCTTCAGGAGCTAGCCAGACTCTCCGGGTTTAAATGGGACGGTAAAACAAAATAATTACCAGGTAGCGGCTACCCGTCCTCTCGTTTATATTGAGCTAGGCCGTTGGACTAAGGATTACCTACAGCTAACTGTGTTCGCCCTTACCCCAGTTAAACCGGGGGACCTGGCTCAGGGCGAACGGGTTTTTATTTCTCAGAGTGAAAACACCTTTTATTAATCAGTTTTAGCGGATGAAAATCCGCTCATCCTGAGCTCGGTCGAAGGATGCCGATGTGGTTGTACCGGGCCCAATCCAACGAGTCGAGATGCTCAGGACTTCGTCGCCAACTCAGTCGAACGATAAATTCCACCGCCGAAGCAACCCCATTTCTGGAAATAGGTTGTTTAATCAAGCAACATGAAGATACTAACCTGATTTTAAAAGGTGCTTTTATCTTTCTAAAGCCTTATATTACAAGGATGGTTCTAATTATTTTGGACAGCTTTGATTGTAGCTACACTCTATCTATGCAGACAATTTGATCCCGGCCTTAGAGGATTTCACTATCAGGTAGTTTATAAAACTGGAGCAGGAGGTCAGCATGAACCTGGCATCCTCCGAGCTAATTTCGGATTCACCGGTTAGAGCGTGGCGTATTCCAAATGCATCTTTTTCGTAACTGTAAAGGTCGACAAAGGCAGACTGCAGAATAGGATTTAATCCTATCTTTTCTCCGACCTCTTTCATGGCCTGTCCTACCTCTGCCTTATCATCC
Encoded proteins:
- a CDS encoding 3-hydroxyacyl-CoA dehydrogenase NAD-binding domain-containing protein → MSAFSIEVDKEGVAVITINLPGDELNRLNNQSMQEIEEFLNKQDEREIIKEDDEEIKAAVIISGKKDDFISGADVGEFLKIHSSDQARTISLRTQDIINRIENFRFPFVSAINGACLGVGLEIALACVYRIATDNSKTAFALPEVQLGLIPSGGGTQRLPRLIGIKEAIDMILTGKILNHKQALKMGLVDEVVPREILLQIAKKRALQIATRELKPHRPSRNLIELILEGNVIGRRALFNKERKRITSKAQNYNPASLMALEAIETGMNSSFNRGLHVESVYFSELVMSDSSRQLIETSKSIHDLKKDPVFENKEIKPKKVEKIAVVGAGILGSEISKISAGIDIAVRLKDRDMKSAGSGLRSCYDYFEQEFRKGNITRLEMEKRLNRISATSDYTGFRRANMVIEAVPEDLELKKKILEEVESVTRDDCIFASTAASLPIAQIAGRAKRPENVIRMHFFHPVESTLLVEVAVTNDTSPETVATALEFEKRLGKISIVVKDKAGFYTTRILAPYFNEALTLLEEGATVDGIDTVMMEFGFATGPLMLLDEMGVDEKAKDAELLYEAFGERLKTPSSLKSLIQDGRLGRKSKRGFYNYNGKNKVDSSVYKLFPIENNEEQLSKEEVQDRLSLAMVNEAVYCLQEGVIRNPRDGDVGAVLGLGFPAYLGGPFRYIDSVGARTILKKLENLSSNLGPCFNPAPLLNDLARQGKKFYAD
- a CDS encoding vitamin K epoxide reductase family protein, producing MRTKENDTSRIILLVLSALGFAVSLYLTYLYYSKTEAAFCAAGSGCDAVRDSSYSAILGVPVSLLGVIGYSLIFVLSLISMEKGRKWLLLYVISLGGFVFSAYLTYVEFFIIKAACFYCVVSALLITAVFVILLFKKPVLTPGFSTAKLVSLTLVILAAVLFGSYFIQSKELSAESASAFQVELAKHLGGIGAAMYGSYQCPHCTTQKLMFGKKAFEYINYVECHPRGEHANTALCYAKGIHNYPTWEINGQFYVGARSLQELARLSGFKWDGKTK